A single Danio aesculapii chromosome 19, fDanAes4.1, whole genome shotgun sequence DNA region contains:
- the fam133b gene encoding protein FAM133: MGKRDNRVAYLNPIAAARARGPAPVSGTTIQDYLSRPRPSWEEVKEQLEKKRKGSRALADFEDKMNARWKKELEKNREKVLGGGDKKEKEKEKDKEKEKKEKKKKEKKKSSRHSSSSPSSSSSSDSSSSSSSDAEDDDEKKNLKKKKKRKRSSTRKASDETDSESETDSRESSKKKRKKTDGDKDKDEKDSRKKRKAERSQSESSDESDLDKDADSKKKKHSSEEKEKITDKSKKKKKKKKHKKHSKKKKRKTSSSELD; this comes from the exons atgggCAAAAGAGATAACAGAGTG GCATACTTGAACCCAATAGCTGCTGCCAGAGCCAGAGGACCTGCACCAGTCTCCGGCACCACCATTCAGGATTATCTCAGCAGACCACGACCGTCATG GGAGGAGGTGAAGGAACAGttggaaaagaaaaggaaaggctCCAGAGCCCTGGCTGACTTTGAGGACAAGATGAACGCG CGATGGAAGAAGGAACTGGAGAAAAACAGGGAGAAGGTGCTTGGTGGAGGTgataagaaagaaaaagaaaaggagaaaGACAAGGAGAAGGAAAAGAAAGAG aaaaagaagaaagagaagaagaaGTCCAGTAGG CATTCCTCATCTTCCCCCTCCTCATCATCGAGTTCTGATTCCTCCTCCAGTTCCTCCTCAGATGCTGAAGACGAT GATGagaagaaaaatctgaaaaagaagaaaaagagaaaacgATCCTCAACCCGGAAAGCGTCTGATGAGACTGACTCAGAGTCTGAGACTGATAGCAGG gaGTCATCcaagaaaaaaaggaagaaaacagATGGAGACAAAGATAAG GACGAAAAGGATTCTCGAAAGAAGAGGAAAGCTGAAAGAAGTCAGTCTGAGTCTTCTGACGAGTCTGATTTAGACAAAGAC GCTGACTCCAAAAAGAAGAAACATAGTAGTGAAGAGAAGGAGAAAATCACA GATAAgtctaaaaagaaaaagaaaaagaagaagcatAAGAAACACAgcaaaaagaaaaagaggaagacctCCAGCTCAGAGTTGGACTGA